In Natator depressus isolate rNatDep1 chromosome 9, rNatDep2.hap1, whole genome shotgun sequence, a single genomic region encodes these proteins:
- the PTTG1IP gene encoding pituitary tumor-transforming gene 1 protein-interacting protein produces MAPGSGLLLCAPLALLLLAMAPDSASPAAASEGACPQYTNKTCEECLKKVSCLWCSSNKKCMDYPVKNLLPPLSLCELSSARWGVCWVNFEALIIAMSVVGGVILVALCICCFCCCRKKKSKKPDKDDEKAAREREQRRVRQEERRAEMKSRHDEIRKKYGLFKEENPYAKFENN; encoded by the exons ATGGCTCCGGGCAGCGGGCTCCTTCTCTGCGCCCCTCTGGCGCTActgctgctggcaatggccccGGACAGCGCCTCCCCGGCTGCTGCGTCGGAGGGAG CTTGTCCTCAATACACAAACAAAACTTGTGAAGAGTGTCTGAAAAAAGTCTCA TGTCTGTGGTGCAGCAGCAACAAGAAATGCATGGATTATCCTGTTAAAAACcttctcccccctctctctctctgtgagttgAGTTCTGCACGCTGGGGAGTCTGCTGGG TGAACTTTGAAGCCTTGATCATCGCAATGTCTGTGGTAGGAGGAGTGATCCTTGTTGCTCTCTGCATCTGCTGCTTCTGCTGTTGCAGGAAAAAGAAGAGCAAAAA GCCAGACAAAGACGATGAAAAAGCTGCCAGAGAAAGGGAACAGAGGAGAGTACGGCAAGAAGAGAG GAGAGCCGAGATGAAATCTCGACATGATGAAATCCGGAAAAAATATG GCTTGTTTAAGGAAGAGAACCCTTATGCCAAATTTGAAAACAACTAA